The following proteins are co-located in the Megalobrama amblycephala isolate DHTTF-2021 linkage group LG12, ASM1881202v1, whole genome shotgun sequence genome:
- the ccl27a gene encoding C-C motif chemokine 27a, with product MELKATSLLLLMCVGIIILTSNEAGAIPRCCLTATKRIPREVLRAVTTYETQSKSGRCEIDALILHIRNSKKFLCAHPKLGKVLKKLKKKPKLA from the exons ATGGAGCTGAAAGCAACATCTCTCCTGCTGCTCATGTGTGTCGGCATCATCATCCTCACCAGCAATGAAG CTGGTGCCATTCCCAGGTGCTGTTTGACTGCTACCAAGAGGATCCCACGGGAGGTCCTGCGAGCCGTCACCACATACGAGACCCAGAGCAAGTCTGGACGCTGTGAGATTGATGCACTGAT ATTACACATCAGAAACAGCAAGAAATTTCTCTGTGCTCATCCCAAACTGGGGAAagtcttgaagaagctcaagaAGAAACCCAAGCTGGCGTAA